From one Panulirus ornatus isolate Po-2019 chromosome 11, ASM3632096v1, whole genome shotgun sequence genomic stretch:
- the LOC139751325 gene encoding uncharacterized protein, whose translation MNALVVISACICLASGLPQYYPYSAGYVAQPYAAVAPYAAAPTAHVTYDYNIIPDTAEAPPAPGQYVVAPPLLPTEYKGMHHSQDELGQFAFGHTSLHQAHNAVRDFTGAVQGTYTYIDADGNEVIANYIADQDGFRVSSNALPVAPVFEGEAPVAPEFKLEAPVFDLEAPVFDLEQVEDTAEVAAAREEHFRLVEEHKAVVAAALAAAAAEETAETPAEEEPAEETIVEAADDVTLAEEVPLEEEVPVAEEATLAEEVPLAEEAPLAEEIPLAEEEQPAAVVEEEPAPAEETTVERRRKRQVLIPQFYRALPVQPLLLNAESTVEGAVGTAALRDAEVLRIVHNPNHGTSYRLD comes from the exons ATGAACGCTCTC GTGGTGATATCAGCGTGCATCTGCCTGGCATCAGGCCTGCCTCAGTACTACCCATACTCGGCTGGCTATGTTGCCCAGCCGTATGCCGCTGTTGCACCCTACGCGGCCGCACCAACAGCCCACGTCACCTACGACTACAACATCATCCCTGATACAGCTGAGGCCCCACCAGCTCCTGGACAATATGTCGTGGCCCCTCCACTACTACCCACCGAGTACAAGGGTATGCACCATTCCCAGGATGAACTGGGTCAGTTTGCCTTCGGTCACACTTCCCTCCATCAGGCACATAATGCTGTCAGGGATTTCACAGGTGCTGTCCAAGGTACCTACACTTACATTGATGCGGACGGTAATGAGGTGATTGCCAACTACATCGCTGACCAAGATGGCTTCCGTGTCTCCTCCAATGCCCTGCCTGTTGCTCCAGTCTTTGAAGGAGAGGCACCAGTGGCCCCAGAGTTCAAACTGGAGGCTCCTGTCTTTGACTTGGAGGCTCCCGTCTTTGATTTGGAGCAAGTGGAAGACACCGCCGAGGTGGCTGCTGCCCGTGAAGAGCACTTCCGCCTGGTAGAAGAGCACAAAGCTGTTGTCGCTGCAGCACTGGCAGCCGCCGCTGCTGAGGAAACCGCTGAAACTCCCGCTGAGGAAGAGCCAGCTGAGGAAACAATCGTTGAGGCTGCCGATGACGTGACTCTGGCAGAAGAAGTTCCTCTCGAAGAAGAAGTTCCTGTGGCCGAAGAAGCTACTCTAGCCGAAGAAGTTCCTCTGGCCGAAGAAGCTCCTCTGGCCGAAGAAATTCCTCTGGCCGAAGAAGAGCagccagcagcagtagtagaagagGAGCCAGCACCAGCAGAAGAGACAACAGTAGAAAGGCGCCGCAAGCGTCAGGTACTAATTCCACAGTTCTACAGAGCCCTGCCCGTACAACCCCTTCTTCTCAACGCAGAAAGTACAGTGGAAGGTGCTGTTGGTACGGCCGCTCTTCGTGATGCTGAAGTCCTCCGCATCGTCCACAACCCTAATCATGGCACCTCCTACAGACTTGATTAA